A window of Bacillus sp. DX3.1 genomic DNA:
AGGTGAGGGACATGCATTCTATTCAAAAAAACATTCATTTTCTATTCTCCTCATTATAAAATACAGTATATGTGATTTCAGCTTTGTAGTTGAAATGTTTATTGATTAGCAAGTGCTTTTCAATATGAATTAAAGGCAATAATTACAGCAATCAATGATTCAGTCAAAAAAATACTGACCCACCTAAGGTAAATAAACGACCGATTAAAGTGTTTCTCTCTTCGATAATGTTTTCTTGATTCAGGAAAAACACCCCTTCCTTTTTATCTTATATAGTCTAAATTATATGAATTCCATATTATTTTGTGCATATCATGAATTACATAATAATTTATCGATTATTTTTTTGAAACATCCAATATTACCACTTTACTTTCCTCTAGCATCTTAAGGCTAATATGGTAAGCTACAATTTCATTGTTATAAAGATCTTTAATGGTAGACAAATATATATAAATCCATTTTGATTTTTCGACATATAAGCCGCGTCTATGGATAACAAAAGGTGACCTGCACTCGTTTTCTCTCTTTGTTTTCACTATGTCTGGGCAGGAAAAGGATCTGACCGCTTCTATGCATGGCCGGATGCTCTCTCCCACCTAAAAAGAAGGGCTTTATGTCGGTTTTTTAATTTGTATTTATATATTTTTTTCCTTTGAAAATGAGATAAGTAATATCCGTTACCCATTTTTCGTTGAGCTGTAAAGCTTTAAAATCTCGATTTAAGTAATTTTTTGAAACTACATATGCTTCTTTTGATACAAAATAAGGACGCTTTTTTCTTGAATGATACGTCATATGTTCTTCTAATTTTCCCCATAAAAAAATCCCCCTTATAGTAGACAGATATAAGGCTTTCTTTTCTCTGTCTACTATAAGGGGATCATATCAATATGAAGAGGCTTCTTTATGTTAAATGCTAACTTGCTTACTAATCGTTTCTCTTGCTAATAGAAAACTCATAATAACCTGTGCAGCGACCCGGCTTGTCATATCACGAAAATCAAGTGTTGGATCAATCTCCACAATATCCATACCTGTAACGAGAGGTTCTTGCCCAAGCGCTGTCATTGCATCAAGTAATGTCGTGCTATCCATACCCCCCGGACCGATTGCCGGGCAACCTGGTGCAAACGCTTGGTCTAACACATCCATATCAACAGAAACATAAATAGCAGTAACCCCTTGCCTACGCAGATTTTCAATACTCTCTGTAATAATATCTTTTATAAGACGTTCCCGAACATGTTGTATCGTATATACCGTTACACCATGTTCTTTCGCATATTCATGATACGTACGAGCATTCGAGAAGTTGCGAATGCCAATTTGGACAAGTTGCTTTCCGGTAATAACATCATTCTCTAGTAAACTACGAAATGGTGTTCCGTTCGATGGTCCGCCATCATCTAAGTTACGTAAATCATGATGGGCATCAAATTGGATGATCCCAATCTTTCCTTTACTACTCGCAAAACCACTTATACTTGGAAAGCTAATTGAATGGTCACCGCCAAGTACGATGGGTACCATTTGTGGATTCAACTTTGTCAGATTTCCTAGCGTCTTTGCAATGCGAGCATGACTTTCTTTTATATCCGTGACATGCATCGTAATATCACCGCAATCATACAAGACACTCTCTTTCATATCATGCTCTTCTGTAATAGCATACGTACTATATGCATCTAACATTGTCCGGATCGTTTTCGGTGCAAAACAGGCACCTGAATGACTAATGGATGGTTTCGAAAGCGGCGCACCAATTAATGCTGCTCCGAAAATTTCTTCACCCTCATCCCAATTCTTAATCATATCGCTCCATTTCGTTACTTCACGGTCGATAAACTTTGCATTTTTCTTTAAATAGTGGTCACGCTCCACACTTTTTCACCTCTTGTATATGCAATATTTCCTTGCTTCCATACTGTATTCACATGGCTTACACCGTAATGATACGGTACATAGGCATAATTATATGCATCCCATAATACGATGTCTGCCTTACGTCCAACACGAATTTTCCCAGCAACATCACCGCGATTAATTGCGTACGCTGAGTTTACTGTTACTGCGTTCCATACTTCTTCAGGTGTCATTTTTAGCTTCAGCATCGCAATGCTCATTATCAGCTGAATATTTTCAGTTGGACAACTACCAGGGTTAAAATCTGTCGCTAATGCAACTGCTACACCTTCATCAATCATTTTACGACCTCGTGCAAAGCTTTCTTTATTTAAGTAGAAAGTTGTTCCTGGTAATAACGTTGCTACTGTATTTGAATTCGCGAGCATGTCAATTCCTTTATCCGATGCGCCAACTAAATGATCAGCAGATGCTGCTCCAATTTCTGCTGCTGCTTCCGCGCCGCCAAGTGGGTCGATTTCATCGGCGTGAATTTTCACATCAAAGCCAAGTTCTTTCGCTTTTAATAAAAACTCTTTTGATTCTGCAACAGAGAACACGCCTGTTTCACAGAAAATATCAACGAACTCTGCTAATTGTTTTTCTTTCATTTCTGGCAATAAATCTAACATCCATTGTAAAAACTCTTTTGACTTGCCTTTATACTCTTTCGGAACAGCATGCGCTCCTAAAAATGTTGAAACAACGTCAATTGGATGCTCTTTTTGCAGCTGTGCTGCTGCCTCTAATTGTTTCCACTCTGTTTCATCATCTAATCCGTATCCGCTTTTCGCTTCCACTGTCGTAACACCAAATGATAACATGCGGTCTAAATGGAACTTCGCCTTTTGCACAAGTTCTTCTTTTGACGCTTGTTTCGTTGCATTCACAGTCGATAAAATCCCGCCGCCTTGCTCTAAAATTTCTAAGTATGGCACCCCTTGTAACTTAAGGGCAATTTCGTTTTCACGAGACCCACCAAATACAAGGTGCGTATGCGGATCAACAAGTCCTGGTGAAACCATTTTCCCTTGGCAATCAATGATTTCTTTCGCCTGTAATTCTTTCGCTTCTTCCGCGGTACCAACGAAAGCAATCACACCATTTTCAATTCCGACCGCACCATTTTCAATGAAAGGAAGCGTATTCATCGCTTCCTTTCTTAACAAGCCATCTTCTTGATCCATTGTCAGTAATTGACCGATATTCGTTAGTAAAATGTCTAGCATGTTTTCTCCCCCTTATTTCATCATCGGAATGTTAACGCCTTTTTCTTTCGCTGTCTCTACCGCTAAGTCATAGCCCGCATCAACGTGACGAACAACACCCATTCCAGGGTCAGAAGTTAATACACGTTCAATACGCTTTGCTGCTGCCTCTGTTCCGTCAGCAACAATCACCATTCCAGCATGAAGTGAATAACCCATACCAACTCCGCCCCCGTGGTGAACAGATACCCAGCTTGCACCGTTAACACTATTGATTAATGCATTTAAAATTGGCCAATCCGCTACTGCGTCACTGCCGTCTTTCATCGCTTCTGTTTCACGATTTGGTGATGCTACTGAACCACAATCTAAATGATCACGACCGATAACGATTGGCGCTGACAATTCACCACTAGCAACCATTTCATTAATAATACGTCCGAATTTCGCACGTTCTCCGTATCCTAGCCAACAAATGCGTGATGGAAGACCCTGGAATTCAACTTGCTGACGTGCCATACGGATCCAGTTACATAAATGCTCATTATCTGCAAATTCGCGTAAGATGACTTCGTCAGTTTTATAAATGTCTTCTGGATCGCCAGAAAGTGCTACCCAGCGGAATGGGCCTTTCCCTTCACAGAATAATGGACGAATAAATGCTGGAACGAATCCTGGGAAATCAAAAGCGTTTTTTAACCCTTCATCAAAAGCAACTTGGCGAATATTATTACCGTAATCAAACGTAATCGCGCCTTTCTTTTGCATCTCAAGCATTGCTTCTACATGTTTTGTCATACTTTCTTTTGCTAATTGTACGTAGCGCTCTGGATCTTCTTCACGAAGCTTTGCTGCTTCTTCTAATGAATAACCGACTGGAATATAACCGTTTAATGGATCATGTGCAGACGTTTGATCTGTTACTAAGTCTGGTGTAAAGTCGCGCTTAACTAACTCTGGTAAAATTTCTGCCGCATTTCCTAATAGTCCAATTGAAATTGGCTCTTTCTTTTCTTTGTATTCTTTCGCAACAGCCAATGCCTCTTCTAAAGATTCTGTGTACATATCACAATATCTTTTTTCAATACGGCGATCAATGCTACGCTTATCGACGTCAATTGCAATGACAACACCACCATTCATCGTTACAGCAAGTGGTTGTGCACCACCCATACCGCCTAAACCAGCAGTTAGTGTTAATGTACCTTTTAATGAACCACCAAAGTGCTGACGTGCTGCTTCACCAAACGTTTCATAAGTTCCTTGTAAAATCCCTTGTGTTCCAATATAAATCCAGCTACCCGCTGTCATTTGGCCATACATCATTAAGCCTTTTTTCTCAAGTTCACGGAAGTGCTCCCAGTTTGCCCATTTCGGTACTAAGTTTGAGTTTGCTAAAAGAACACGCGGTGCATCTTCATGGGATTTAAAAATAGCAACTGGTTTCCCAGATTGAACCAATAACGTCTCATCGCTCTCTAATGTTTTCAAAGACTCAACAATTGCATGGTAGCTATCCCAATTACGAGCTGCACGGCCAATACCGCCATATACAACTAGCTCCTCTGGTTTTTCAGCTACTTCTGGATCTAAGTTATTCATTAACATACGAAGTGCTGCTTCTTGTACCCAGCCCTTTGTTTGTAGTTCTGTTCCTCTTGGCGCGCGAATTGTTTGTTTTACGTTTTCCATTCTAATCTCTCCCTTTTCCCTTTATAGTGCTGCATTTACATCAATGCGTTCCATTGTCCAATGACTTGTTTTTAACCAGTGCGCAAGATTTTCAATATCAGTTGAGAAAACGCGGTCGTTTGTAATAGAAGGCACTTGCTGGCGACCTTGGTGATAAAAGATTTTTGTTACTGTACTCATTTCTTCAATACCACGGTATTCAGCCGCTTGCATCGCACAAATCATTTCAATCGCAATAACGCGTCTTACGTTTTGAATAATTTGATACGCATGACGTGATGCAATTGTCCCCATACTTACGTGATCTTCTTGGTTTGCTGATGATGGAATAGAATCAACGCTTGCTGGGTGTGCTAACGTCTTATTTTCTGAAACAAGTGAAGCTGCTGCATATTGCATAATCATCGCACCAGACTGTAAACCTGGCTCTGGACTTAAAAATGGTGGTAAATCATTTAACTGCGGATTCACAAGACGCTCAATACGGCGCTCAGAAATATTTGCAAGCTCAGCCATTCCAACCTTTAAAAAGTCCATTGCAAACGCAATTGGCTGACCGTGGAAATTACCACCGGAAATTACTTTTTCTCCATCATCAAAAATAAGTGGATTATCTGTTGCTGCATTCATTTCAATCTCTAGTTTTTCTTTTACATAATTTAAAACTTGCCAAGATGCACCGTGTACTTGCGGAATACAGCGAAGCGAGTAAGCATCTTGTACACGTAGTTCTCCTTGTTTTGTAACAAGTTTACTATCCTGAAGAACATTACGAATGCGACTTGCAACTTCTACTTGCTCTTTATAACCACGAGCTCTATGAACATTTTCATCAAACGCATCAATGATGCCACGTAATCCTTCAATTGTCATCGAAGCAATTAATTCTGATTGATTTGCAATTTCTTCAGCCTCTAGGTATGCAAGAATCCCTTGTGCCGTCATTGCTTGCGTTCCATTGATAAGCGCAAGACCTTCTTTTGCTTCTAATGTAATTGGTTCTAAGCCTTCTTTCGTAAGGGCTACCATTGAATGAACACGTTGCCCTTTATAGAACACTTCTCCTTCTCCTAATAGAACAAGAGCCAGGTGAGATAACGGAGCCAAGTCGCCACTTGCACCAAGTGAACCTTGCTGTGGAATCACTGGATGAATTTGACGATTCACAAATTCTAGTAACATATTTACAACAAGCGGACGAACACCAGATACACCTTTTAGCATGGTGTTTGCACGTAAAATCAACATTCCTCGTGATACTTCTTCCGGGAAAGGATCACCAATGCCACATGCATGCGATTGAATTAAATTGTGTTGCAGAGCTTTTACATCATCCTTTTGAATGAGTACATCACTAAACTTTCCAAACCCTGTTGTAATGCCGTAGACAACTCTTCCCTCTTCTACGATTTTTTCAACAACTTCACGGCATTCCGCAACTTTTTGCATGCTAGTTGAGCAAGCCGTTACCCCTTCTCCTTTAAATAACAACCGTTTCATTTCTTGTACTGTTAATGAATGTCCTGTTAACGTAATCATTATTTTTCCTCCTTATAAAGACAGAAGGAGGCCTTACCTTTTTAAGACAGACTTCTGTCCTAAAAAGCAAGGCCCCCTTCTAACTAATAGACTATGGGCAAATCATATGTGATTAATTCCTAAACCAATCGCCTCATGCTCAGATCCTTTTACAGGTGCACCTATCGTTCCATAAAGTGCAACAGCAATCCATTCGCCTTCTTTTTTACCGTCGTATGGTGTGCCGCGCACAATTGCAAACCGAAGACCTACTGTACGAAGAACGTCTGCTAACTGAATTTGACCTCTCGTTACCCCGTACAACGCTTCCATGATTGCATGATAAAGTGCATGCGTTTCTCTGTAAACATCTGTTTCAATTACATTGTTGCTTCGAGCCGCTGTTTCTATTGCTGCGACAACTTTTTGCGAATTCATAGAACCGACCTTCCCTGTACAATACTTCCAACCTTTTGGAAGTGATAATACCGGACTTTCTTGTTCCTCCGCAAGTGCCAGCAACATCGCCATGCGACCAATTCGATGTGTTCCTTGAAGAAGCATGTGACTCTCTCTTTTCTTTTGAATTATTTGAATATTACTTACTTTAAGAATATATGAAAACGGTTAAATCGTCAATGGTTTTTACTATAATAATTTGAATGAAAACTCCCGCCACTTATCTCCTTCGGATTTTGAAGTGGGGGTTTCTCGTGTATCATCTGTGGCAGATGCTTAACATGAGTGGAGTTGACTCGGCTGCCTGATGGCACAACCCCTCTATTCCATTGGCAAACGCCTTTGGAACTACTTTTTTCAATATGTTATAGGAACCATTCACATCTGCGTTGAGTAGGATGTTCACTTTCGAATTGATGAAAGATTACTAGAAAGATTTGAAGCATCACTTGCCTATGAAGGACTAAATAAAACAGATATTTTAACCTGTTTTTTATCAAATTATTTTCGTGCCTGCCCCCCCTCTGACACGATCCAAGCAATACCATCATATCTTTATTATGGAAAGGATGTGATAAATTGAATTACTATACTTGTGCCCCGTATTACCCGGTCTATCCTTACTTATATTATCCCCCCTACTATGAAGTTCGAACAGCTTATCCAATGAATGCCTATTATGCTTATTCACCTTATTACCATTATCGTAATGACCTGGTTTCTCCTTTATATGAAGGAGAATATTATTACGATAACCTTCGTCAAGATAATGTCTTGTACACGGCCATCTGGGAGAAACGGGATGGCCCGGACTGGCAAGCCCGACATGGCCTGACCGCAGAGCAATATCAGCGGACGTTTAACGAACTGGTTGCGCAAGGCTACCGCTTGATTCACATAAGTGGCTATACCGTGAACGGGCAGGATTATTATGCTGCAATCTGGGAAAAACGAGGTGGTCCTGCGTGGCAGGCTCGTCATGGTCTGACCGCCGACCAGTACCAGCAGACGTTTAACAGTTTGGTTGCACAAGGTTACCGCCTGGTGAGCGTGAGTGGCTATGGCAGTGGTGGGCAGGATCGCTATGCTGCGATCTGGGAGAAACGGGATGGCCCCGAATGGCAAGCTCGGCATGGTTTGACTGCAGAACAGTATCAGCAGACGTTCAATGAACTAACGTCTCAAGGTTATAGGCTCATCTACGTTAGTGGTCACACAAACGATGGCAAAGATCGTTATGCTGCAATCTGGGAGAAACGGGACGGT
This region includes:
- the hutG gene encoding formimidoylglutamase, whose amino-acid sequence is MERDHYLKKNAKFIDREVTKWSDMIKNWDEGEEIFGAALIGAPLSKPSISHSGACFAPKTIRTMLDAYSTYAITEEHDMKESVLYDCGDITMHVTDIKESHARIAKTLGNLTKLNPQMVPIVLGGDHSISFPSISGFASSKGKIGIIQFDAHHDLRNLDDGGPSNGTPFRSLLENDVITGKQLVQIGIRNFSNARTYHEYAKEHGVTVYTIQHVRERLIKDIITESIENLRRQGVTAIYVSVDMDVLDQAFAPGCPAIGPGGMDSTTLLDAMTALGQEPLVTGMDIVEIDPTLDFRDMTSRVAAQVIMSFLLARETISKQVSI
- the hutI gene encoding imidazolonepropionase → MLDILLTNIGQLLTMDQEDGLLRKEAMNTLPFIENGAVGIENGVIAFVGTAEEAKELQAKEIIDCQGKMVSPGLVDPHTHLVFGGSRENEIALKLQGVPYLEILEQGGGILSTVNATKQASKEELVQKAKFHLDRMLSFGVTTVEAKSGYGLDDETEWKQLEAAAQLQKEHPIDVVSTFLGAHAVPKEYKGKSKEFLQWMLDLLPEMKEKQLAEFVDIFCETGVFSVAESKEFLLKAKELGFDVKIHADEIDPLGGAEAAAEIGAASADHLVGASDKGIDMLANSNTVATLLPGTTFYLNKESFARGRKMIDEGVAVALATDFNPGSCPTENIQLIMSIAMLKLKMTPEEVWNAVTVNSAYAINRGDVAGKIRVGRKADIVLWDAYNYAYVPYHYGVSHVNTVWKQGNIAYTRGEKVWSVTTI
- the hutU gene encoding urocanate hydratase, producing the protein MENVKQTIRAPRGTELQTKGWVQEAALRMLMNNLDPEVAEKPEELVVYGGIGRAARNWDSYHAIVESLKTLESDETLLVQSGKPVAIFKSHEDAPRVLLANSNLVPKWANWEHFRELEKKGLMMYGQMTAGSWIYIGTQGILQGTYETFGEAARQHFGGSLKGTLTLTAGLGGMGGAQPLAVTMNGGVVIAIDVDKRSIDRRIEKRYCDMYTESLEEALAVAKEYKEKKEPISIGLLGNAAEILPELVKRDFTPDLVTDQTSAHDPLNGYIPVGYSLEEAAKLREEDPERYVQLAKESMTKHVEAMLEMQKKGAITFDYGNNIRQVAFDEGLKNAFDFPGFVPAFIRPLFCEGKGPFRWVALSGDPEDIYKTDEVILREFADNEHLCNWIRMARQQVEFQGLPSRICWLGYGERAKFGRIINEMVASGELSAPIVIGRDHLDCGSVASPNRETEAMKDGSDAVADWPILNALINSVNGASWVSVHHGGGVGMGYSLHAGMVIVADGTEAAAKRIERVLTSDPGMGVVRHVDAGYDLAVETAKEKGVNIPMMK
- the hutH gene encoding histidine ammonia-lyase — its product is MITLTGHSLTVQEMKRLLFKGEGVTACSTSMQKVAECREVVEKIVEEGRVVYGITTGFGKFSDVLIQKDDVKALQHNLIQSHACGIGDPFPEEVSRGMLILRANTMLKGVSGVRPLVVNMLLEFVNRQIHPVIPQQGSLGASGDLAPLSHLALVLLGEGEVFYKGQRVHSMVALTKEGLEPITLEAKEGLALINGTQAMTAQGILAYLEAEEIANQSELIASMTIEGLRGIIDAFDENVHRARGYKEQVEVASRIRNVLQDSKLVTKQGELRVQDAYSLRCIPQVHGASWQVLNYVKEKLEIEMNAATDNPLIFDDGEKVISGGNFHGQPIAFAMDFLKVGMAELANISERRIERLVNPQLNDLPPFLSPEPGLQSGAMIMQYAAASLVSENKTLAHPASVDSIPSSANQEDHVSMGTIASRHAYQIIQNVRRVIAIEMICAMQAAEYRGIEEMSTVTKIFYHQGRQQVPSITNDRVFSTDIENLAHWLKTSHWTMERIDVNAAL
- the hutP gene encoding hut operon transcriptional regulator HutP; its protein translation is MLLQGTHRIGRMAMLLALAEEQESPVLSLPKGWKYCTGKVGSMNSQKVVAAIETAARSNNVIETDVYRETHALYHAIMEALYGVTRGQIQLADVLRTVGLRFAIVRGTPYDGKKEGEWIAVALYGTIGAPVKGSEHEAIGLGINHI